CAGTCTCCAATGATGTAATAATTTTTTACCTTCATATACACCTAACACAATATTGGTATTTCCAACATCTATAACAAGAATCAAAACGTAGTCACCTTCTTTTCATTTAAATCTAAACTAATGTCTATGTTCTGGATTGAAGTCGTTAATCCCCCAACTGAGATAACATCCACTCCAGTTAAGGCAATTTCTCTTACAGTATTAAGGGTTACTCCTCCTGATGCTTCCACAATAACATGAGAAGATTGCTCTTTTATTAATTTTACACTTTTCGTCATATGTTCAATAGACATATTATCCAGCAATATTATATCTGCAGCTAACGCTTCTTTTATTTGATCCAACGATTCAATTTCCACCTCAATTTTCATCGTATGAGGGATTTGATTTCTTGCTGATTCAATTGCATTCTTCACACTGCCTGTTGCCTTTATATGATTGTCTTTAATCATAACTGCATCATACAAACCTAGCCGATGATTGTACCCACCACCAACTTTAACCGCATATTTTTCTAATATGCGATGACCAGGTGTCGTTTTCCTTGTATCAGCAATTTTAACGGGTAAGCCACTTAATTCTTTGACAAAGGAATTTGTTTTGGTCGCTATTCCAGAAAGGCGTTGCAATAAGTTAAGGGCTATCCTTTCACCCATTAATATGTTCCTCGTGTTTCCTTCTACTGTTACGAT
The window above is part of the Chengkuizengella sp. SCS-71B genome. Proteins encoded here:
- the nadC gene encoding carboxylating nicotinate-nucleotide diphosphorylase codes for the protein MIEGSMEEIKENIKDWLKEDIGTGDVTSISTIPVEHQSIGFIHAKESGVLAGLPIAKLVFEIVNPNIKFNEKAIEGSFLNKGDTIVTVEGNTRNILMGERIALNLLQRLSGIATKTNSFVKELSGLPVKIADTRKTTPGHRILEKYAVKVGGGYNHRLGLYDAVMIKDNHIKATGSVKNAIESARNQIPHTMKIEVEIESLDQIKEALAADIILLDNMSIEHMTKSVKLIKEQSSHVIVEASGGVTLNTVREIALTGVDVISVGGLTTSIQNIDISLDLNEKKVTTF